From a region of the Bradyrhizobium sp. KBS0727 genome:
- a CDS encoding malate/lactate/ureidoglycolate dehydrogenase — MIIDHARLRTFANRIVAAGGSTPAEAAIVAEHLVEANLRGHDSHGVGMLVAYVRDFEAGTLKVNQAPEIVSDTGTISVWDAHAGYGQVVARQAVEWAIGAAKQHGVAVNGLRNAHHIGRVGTYGEIAARAGMVALHFVNVASGPPPVAPFRGREGRFLTNPVCIAIPGTASNEPILLDFATSRVALGKVRVAHNAGKPMLDGALLDHAGQPTSDPAVMYTEPRGVVLPFGEHKGSGLALVCELLAGAIVGSASVTTNTPPERGIINGMLSIVIDPARLSTRDSMLAEIDAMIGWVKSARPSDPDLPVLVAGEPERIARAERIKNGIEVEEETWNQLMAIAERYQISLDR, encoded by the coding sequence ATGATTATCGACCACGCCAGGCTGCGCACGTTTGCAAACCGCATCGTCGCCGCCGGCGGCAGTACGCCTGCGGAAGCGGCCATCGTTGCCGAACATCTGGTTGAGGCAAACCTGCGCGGCCATGACAGCCATGGCGTCGGGATGCTGGTTGCCTATGTGCGCGATTTCGAGGCCGGTACGCTCAAGGTCAACCAGGCGCCGGAAATCGTCTCGGACACCGGGACGATCTCGGTATGGGATGCGCATGCCGGCTACGGCCAGGTAGTCGCCCGCCAGGCGGTCGAGTGGGCGATCGGGGCCGCCAAACAGCATGGCGTCGCGGTCAATGGATTGCGCAACGCGCACCACATCGGTCGCGTCGGCACCTATGGCGAGATTGCCGCCCGCGCGGGCATGGTGGCGCTGCACTTCGTCAACGTCGCATCGGGCCCGCCACCGGTTGCCCCCTTCCGCGGACGCGAGGGGCGTTTCCTGACCAATCCGGTCTGCATCGCTATTCCCGGCACAGCCAGCAACGAGCCGATTTTGCTCGATTTCGCCACCAGCCGCGTCGCGCTCGGAAAGGTGCGCGTGGCGCACAATGCCGGCAAGCCGATGCTTGACGGCGCACTGCTCGATCATGCCGGCCAGCCGACGAGCGATCCCGCCGTCATGTACACCGAGCCACGCGGCGTCGTGCTGCCGTTTGGCGAACACAAGGGCTCCGGTCTGGCGCTGGTGTGCGAACTGTTGGCCGGTGCCATTGTCGGCTCGGCAAGCGTGACAACCAACACACCGCCCGAGCGCGGCATCATCAACGGCATGCTGAGCATCGTCATCGACCCTGCCCGGCTTTCCACGCGCGACAGCATGCTGGCCGAGATCGACGCCATGATCGGCTGGGTGAAATCGGCCAGGCCTTCCGATCCGGACCTCCCGGTCCTGGTGGCCGGCGAGCCCGAACGTATCGCGCGCGCCGAGCGCATCAAAAACGGCATCGAGGTTGAGGAAGAAACCTGGAACCAGTTGATGGCGATCGCCGAACGCTATCAGATTTCGCTCGACCGCTAG
- a CDS encoding DUF599 domain-containing protein, whose protein sequence is MRGYWLDIAAVGFFVMEWTVYAFTLERTAYGRDSLSARMHIYREVWIRNLLHRETRMVDMQIMASLQNGTAFFASSSLIAIGGGLALLRATNDALAVLGTLPIDLSPSPALWEVKCVGLILIFIYAFFKFSWAYRLFNYVAILLGAMPPASQSDTPEAEAHVMRTTRLFESAGQHFNRGQRSFFFALGYLGWFVSPWVLFVTTAMVVIVTWRRQFASNAWKAMEK, encoded by the coding sequence ATGCGCGGATATTGGCTCGATATCGCCGCCGTCGGCTTCTTCGTCATGGAGTGGACGGTGTATGCCTTCACGCTGGAGCGGACCGCCTACGGGCGCGACAGCCTGTCCGCCCGCATGCACATCTATCGCGAGGTCTGGATCCGGAATCTGCTGCATCGCGAGACGCGCATGGTCGACATGCAGATCATGGCCTCGCTGCAAAACGGCACGGCCTTCTTCGCCTCCTCTAGCCTGATTGCGATCGGCGGCGGCCTGGCGCTGCTGCGCGCCACCAACGATGCCTTGGCTGTGCTTGGCACGCTGCCGATCGATCTCAGCCCCTCGCCCGCCCTGTGGGAAGTCAAATGCGTCGGGCTGATCCTGATCTTCATCTACGCCTTCTTCAAATTCTCCTGGGCCTATCGCCTGTTCAACTATGTCGCGATCCTGCTCGGAGCGATGCCGCCGGCCTCGCAAAGCGATACGCCGGAAGCGGAAGCACATGTGATGCGCACTACCCGGCTGTTCGAATCCGCCGGCCAGCACTTCAACCGCGGCCAGCGCTCGTTCTTCTTTGCGCTCGGCTATCTCGGCTGGTTCGTCAGTCCGTGGGTGCTGTTCGTGACCACGGCCATGGTTGTCATCGTGACCTGGCGCAGGCAATTTGCGTCGAACGCCTGGAAGGCGATGGAAAAATAG
- a CDS encoding DNA-binding transcriptional regulator yields the protein MQRLRLKADGRIVELRDGQEFPLAPATSGLASAMPGLASAMPAEALTAGPCEAAALPAVRDLRRRARLTQTEFASRLGVPVETIRNWEQGKRAPRGPARALLAVIAHSPDTVFAALASEPSPA from the coding sequence ATGCAGCGCCTGCGATTGAAAGCGGACGGACGGATCGTCGAATTGCGCGACGGGCAGGAGTTTCCGCTTGCGCCGGCGACGTCCGGGCTCGCGTCAGCGATGCCCGGGCTCGCGTCAGCGATGCCCGCCGAGGCTTTGACCGCCGGGCCCTGCGAAGCCGCCGCGTTACCTGCGGTGCGCGATTTGCGCCGCCGCGCGCGTCTCACCCAAACCGAATTCGCCAGCCGGCTCGGCGTACCCGTCGAAACCATCCGGAACTGGGAGCAGGGCAAGCGCGCCCCGCGTGGACCGGCACGGGCATTGCTCGCCGTGATCGCCCATTCGCCGGACACCGTGTTCGCGGCTTTGGCCAGCGAGCCGTCGCCCGCCTAA
- a CDS encoding polysaccharide deacetylase family protein produces MTGKSIKTLCVAVAALFATIVAAQATDCARKDALGTSRILAVDPATSPRVGLKSFPQTLPLGDHEVVLTFDDGPWPATTSKILKALADECVHATFFLIGRSASEHPELVRTMAAQGHTIGHHTWTHRNLKHTKPEIADAEIDKGIAAVETALHGAATTTPTTPFFRFPYFEMTPRTLDNLEKRAIAVFGADLWASDWNKMTPQQELKLLTERLNIARKGIILLHDPKAQTAAMLPAFLRYLRDNHYRVVHLVAAPPKTVADKAR; encoded by the coding sequence ATGACCGGGAAGTCGATCAAGACGCTGTGCGTGGCCGTCGCCGCCTTATTCGCCACGATCGTGGCAGCGCAGGCAACCGACTGCGCGCGCAAGGACGCGCTCGGCACCTCACGCATTCTTGCGGTCGACCCCGCGACCTCGCCCCGCGTGGGCCTGAAGAGCTTTCCGCAGACATTGCCGCTCGGAGATCACGAGGTGGTGCTGACCTTCGACGACGGGCCGTGGCCGGCGACGACCTCGAAGATTTTGAAGGCGCTGGCGGACGAATGCGTGCACGCGACGTTCTTCCTGATCGGAAGATCAGCCTCGGAACATCCCGAACTGGTGCGAACGATGGCGGCCCAGGGCCATACCATCGGGCATCACACCTGGACCCATCGCAATCTCAAACACACCAAGCCCGAAATTGCCGACGCCGAGATCGACAAGGGCATCGCGGCGGTGGAGACGGCCCTTCACGGCGCCGCGACTACGACCCCGACGACGCCGTTCTTTCGCTTCCCCTACTTCGAAATGACGCCCCGGACGCTCGACAATCTGGAAAAACGCGCCATTGCGGTGTTCGGCGCCGACCTCTGGGCCAGCGACTGGAACAAGATGACGCCGCAGCAGGAGCTGAAGCTGCTCACCGAACGGCTCAATATCGCCCGCAAGGGCATCATCCTGCTGCACGACCCCAAGGCACAGACCGCGGCAATGCTGCCGGCCTTCTTGCGCTACCTCCGCGACAATCACTACCGCGTGGTCCATCTGGTCGCAGCCCCGCCGAAAACCGTCGCTGACAAGGCGCGCTAG
- the mgtE gene encoding magnesium transporter → MAENIDVAQPAKARAGDAAVLDHLQMRDQDGQIRQEFVEEITRAIRAGEAPQLREVVAELHEADLGDLIGALEPEDRVNLVELTGTDFDFSALNEVDDAVREEILEELEPQTVAEGVRELESDDAVELLEGLDEEDQEEILEKLPPSERDALERSLLYPENSAGRRMQSEFIAVPPDWTVGQAIDYMRDTPDLPDRFYEIYVVDSDKHWQGAVSLDALLRARRPVMISDLIDEDRRRVSVLDDQEEVARMFGKYNLVAAPVVDTTDRLVGVITIDDVVDVIEEEADEDLKALGGVTSDEELSDSVWTIARARFNWLLVNLATAFLASSVLGLFEGQLEKMVALAVLAPIVASQGGNAATQTMTVAVRALATRELGSKNAMRVVMREAMVGLVNGLAFAVITGVAAVAWFKIPGLGIVIGLAIICNLVAGALGGILIPMVLERVRADPAVASGTFVTTITDVVGFFSFLGIATLWFGLQ, encoded by the coding sequence ATGGCCGAGAATATCGACGTGGCCCAACCCGCCAAGGCGCGCGCCGGCGACGCCGCCGTGCTCGACCATCTCCAGATGCGGGATCAAGACGGCCAAATCCGTCAGGAATTTGTCGAAGAGATTACGCGTGCCATCCGGGCCGGCGAAGCGCCACAGCTGCGTGAAGTCGTCGCGGAACTGCACGAGGCCGATCTCGGCGACCTGATCGGTGCGCTTGAACCCGAGGACCGCGTCAATCTGGTCGAATTGACCGGCACGGATTTCGACTTCTCGGCGCTGAACGAGGTCGATGACGCCGTCCGCGAGGAAATCCTCGAGGAACTCGAACCGCAAACGGTCGCCGAAGGCGTTCGCGAACTGGAATCCGACGACGCCGTCGAACTGCTCGAGGGCCTCGACGAGGAGGACCAGGAAGAGATCCTGGAAAAGCTGCCGCCGTCCGAGCGCGACGCGCTGGAGCGCAGCCTGCTGTATCCGGAAAACTCCGCCGGCCGCCGTATGCAGTCCGAATTCATCGCGGTGCCGCCGGACTGGACCGTGGGGCAGGCGATCGACTACATGCGCGACACGCCCGATCTGCCCGACCGCTTTTATGAAATCTACGTGGTCGATTCCGATAAGCACTGGCAGGGCGCGGTGTCGCTTGACGCGCTGTTGCGCGCGCGCCGCCCGGTCATGATCAGCGATCTCATTGACGAGGACCGCCGTCGCGTTTCGGTGCTGGACGACCAGGAAGAGGTCGCCCGGATGTTCGGCAAATACAATCTGGTCGCAGCCCCCGTGGTCGATACCACCGACCGTCTGGTCGGCGTCATCACCATCGACGACGTCGTCGACGTCATCGAGGAAGAGGCCGACGAAGACCTCAAGGCGCTCGGCGGCGTCACCAGCGACGAAGAACTGTCCGACAGCGTCTGGACCATCGCGCGGGCACGGTTCAACTGGCTGCTGGTCAATCTTGCGACGGCCTTTCTGGCATCCTCCGTGCTCGGCCTGTTCGAGGGCCAGCTCGAGAAGATGGTGGCGCTCGCGGTGCTGGCGCCGATCGTGGCGAGCCAGGGCGGCAACGCCGCAACCCAGACCATGACGGTGGCGGTGCGGGCGCTGGCGACCCGCGAACTCGGATCCAAGAATGCCATGCGGGTGGTGATGCGCGAGGCGATGGTCGGCCTCGTCAACGGGCTCGCGTTTGCCGTGATCACGGGCGTTGCCGCCGTGGCCTGGTTCAAGATCCCCGGCCTCGGCATCGTGATCGGCCTTGCCATCATCTGCAACCTGGTCGCCGGCGCGCTTGGTGGCATCCTGATCCCGATGGTGCTGGAGCGGGTTCGCGCCGATCCGGCGGTGGCATCGGGCACCTTCGTCACCACCATCACCGACGTGGTCGGCTTCTTCTCGTTTCTCGGCATCGCCACGCTGTGGTTCGGGTTGCAATAG
- a CDS encoding YidB family protein: MGILDSLENSDAFKGMLGQLEAAVVPVVLGEVLGNGGQGGLSAIVAKLQQAGLGDQVKSWLGNGQNLPITAEQLQQVLGSDTVKQLAARFNIPVDQLAKVLAQQLPTAVDHASPDGRLPHTA, from the coding sequence ATGGGAATTCTCGATTCACTGGAAAATTCGGATGCGTTCAAGGGCATGCTCGGTCAGCTCGAAGCTGCCGTGGTTCCGGTGGTGCTGGGCGAGGTGCTCGGCAATGGCGGCCAGGGCGGATTGTCGGCGATCGTCGCCAAGCTCCAGCAGGCCGGCCTCGGCGATCAGGTCAAATCCTGGCTCGGCAACGGCCAGAACCTGCCGATAACGGCCGAGCAACTGCAGCAGGTGCTCGGTAGCGACACCGTCAAGCAGCTCGCGGCGCGCTTCAACATTCCGGTCGACCAGCTCGCCAAGGTGCTGGCGCAGCAGCTCCCGACCGCCGTCGACCATGCCAGCCCGGACGGCAGGCTGCCGCACACCGCCTGA
- a CDS encoding glutathione S-transferase family protein, which translates to MLKLVIGNKNYSSWSMRPWLALRANNIPFEEVFIPLYTGKADKDRILSVSHSGKVPALIDGDVTVWDSLAIIEYLAEKFPQAKLWPADRARRAHARSISAEMHSGFMPLRNECGMNLHRPVGAVKLSEDALANVTRVQEIWADCHRRYGNEGSFLFGAFGGADAMFAPVVHRFRTYAIEVKGDARHYFEAMTANAAFQQWTREGLAETIRIERFETV; encoded by the coding sequence ATGTTGAAACTCGTCATCGGTAACAAGAACTATTCGTCATGGTCGATGCGGCCGTGGCTGGCGCTGCGCGCCAACAACATCCCGTTCGAGGAAGTTTTCATCCCGCTCTACACCGGTAAGGCCGACAAGGACCGAATCCTGAGCGTTTCGCATTCGGGCAAGGTGCCGGCGCTGATCGACGGCGACGTCACGGTGTGGGATTCGCTGGCGATCATCGAGTACCTTGCCGAGAAATTCCCGCAAGCGAAACTGTGGCCGGCAGACCGCGCCCGGCGTGCGCATGCGCGCTCGATCTCGGCGGAGATGCATTCGGGCTTCATGCCGCTGCGTAACGAATGCGGCATGAACCTGCATCGACCGGTCGGCGCCGTCAAACTATCGGAGGACGCGCTGGCCAATGTGACGCGGGTTCAGGAGATCTGGGCAGATTGCCATCGGCGTTACGGCAACGAGGGCTCGTTCCTGTTCGGCGCCTTCGGCGGCGCAGACGCTATGTTCGCGCCTGTCGTGCACCGGTTTCGCACCTATGCGATCGAGGTGAAGGGCGATGCGCGGCACTATTTCGAGGCGATGACGGCGAACGCGGCCTTTCAGCAATGGACCCGCGAGGGGCTGGCCGAGACAATCCGGATCGAGCGATTCGAGACGGTCTGA
- a CDS encoding 4-oxalocrotonate tautomerase family protein, with protein sequence MPLITVTYSSFRKAPSLKAEIASAVSDLTADILHKDPRVTAVIVKSVDAADWFAGGRSLGEQSLASFWLDVHVSEGTNTKDEKAAYLAAVFKRMGELLGPLHEESYAHVDEVKGDAYGFGGLTQERRYIAGKLEVAPQKAVA encoded by the coding sequence ATGCCGCTCATTACCGTCACCTATTCGAGCTTTCGGAAAGCGCCGTCGCTGAAGGCCGAGATTGCGTCCGCCGTCAGCGATCTGACCGCTGACATCCTGCACAAGGATCCCAGGGTCACGGCGGTTATCGTCAAGTCGGTCGACGCCGCTGACTGGTTCGCCGGCGGCAGGTCGCTCGGGGAACAGAGCCTCGCCAGCTTCTGGCTCGACGTCCATGTCAGCGAAGGCACCAACACCAAGGACGAGAAGGCGGCCTATCTTGCCGCCGTCTTCAAGCGCATGGGCGAACTGCTCGGGCCGCTGCATGAAGAGAGCTACGCGCATGTCGACGAGGTCAAAGGCGATGCCTACGGCTTCGGCGGCCTCACCCAGGAGCGTCGCTACATCGCCGGCAAGCTGGAAGTCGCGCCGCAGAAGGCCGTGGCGTAA
- the lipB gene encoding lipoyl(octanoyl) transferase LipB yields the protein MVNDRQSLDLTTFARPPGGADVEWRIEADPVPYPEAVAAMETRAADIADQKASELVWLLEHPPLYTSGTSGRQDDLLDPRFPLFTSGRGGQLTYHGPGQRVAYVMLDLKQRRPDVRAYVAGLEEWIIRTLDAFNVRGERREDRVGVWVRRPDKGAGHEDKIAAIGVRLRRWVSFHGIAINVEPDLSHFQAIVPCGVTDVRYGVTSLVDLGLPVTMHDVDVALRQAFADVFGATSARLPEATV from the coding sequence ATGGTTAATGACCGCCAAAGCCTTGATTTGACGACCTTCGCGCGGCCCCCGGGCGGCGCGGACGTCGAATGGCGGATTGAGGCTGATCCCGTGCCCTACCCCGAGGCCGTCGCCGCGATGGAAACCCGCGCCGCCGATATCGCCGATCAAAAGGCGTCCGAGCTGGTGTGGCTGCTCGAGCATCCGCCGCTCTACACCTCCGGGACCAGCGGCAGGCAGGACGACCTGCTCGATCCGCGATTCCCCCTGTTCACCAGCGGACGCGGCGGCCAGCTCACCTATCACGGTCCCGGCCAGCGGGTGGCCTATGTGATGCTCGACCTGAAGCAGCGGCGGCCGGACGTGCGCGCCTATGTCGCTGGCCTCGAAGAATGGATCATCCGTACGCTGGATGCCTTCAACGTTCGTGGCGAGCGCCGCGAGGATCGTGTCGGCGTCTGGGTCCGCCGGCCCGACAAGGGCGCCGGACATGAAGACAAGATCGCCGCGATCGGCGTACGCCTGCGGCGCTGGGTGTCGTTCCACGGCATCGCCATCAATGTCGAGCCGGACCTGTCGCATTTCCAGGCGATCGTGCCCTGCGGCGTCACCGACGTCAGATACGGCGTCACCTCGCTGGTCGATCTCGGCCTTCCCGTGACCATGCATGACGTCGACGTCGCGCTCCGGCAGGCCTTTGCGGACGTGTTCGGCGCGACGAGCGCGCGCCTGCCGGAAGCGACGGTCTAG
- a CDS encoding aldo/keto reductase, with amino-acid sequence MNFVEANGAKIPAIGLGTWELRGRTCARLVEQALRLGYRHVDTAQAYDNEREVGDGLRASGVKRDEIFLTTKIWTTHFKPNDLERSAKESLARLRLTEVDLLLLHWPNPQVPLADTLGALARVKSQGLARHIGVSNFTVALIEEAVAVCPEPLVCDQVEYHPYLDQTKVREACAQHGMAVVAYSPVAKGRIKNDRALLRIGDRYRKTAAQVCLRWLVQQNVVAIPRTSKLERLSENIEIFDFELFEDDMKAISAMGRADGRLTNFGFAPKWD; translated from the coding sequence ATGAATTTTGTCGAGGCCAATGGCGCGAAAATTCCGGCGATCGGGCTGGGCACCTGGGAATTGCGCGGGCGGACCTGCGCGCGCCTCGTCGAGCAGGCGCTGCGGCTCGGCTATCGCCATGTCGATACCGCGCAGGCCTACGACAACGAGCGCGAGGTAGGAGACGGCCTGCGCGCCTCCGGCGTGAAGCGGGACGAGATATTCCTCACCACCAAGATCTGGACCACCCACTTCAAGCCGAACGATCTTGAGCGATCCGCCAAGGAGAGCCTGGCAAGGCTGCGCCTGACCGAGGTCGACCTGCTGCTGCTGCATTGGCCGAACCCGCAGGTGCCGCTCGCCGACACGCTGGGCGCGCTGGCGCGGGTCAAGAGCCAAGGCTTGGCGCGCCATATCGGCGTGTCCAATTTCACGGTGGCGCTGATCGAGGAGGCGGTCGCGGTATGTCCGGAGCCGCTGGTGTGCGACCAGGTCGAGTATCATCCCTATCTCGACCAGACCAAGGTCAGGGAGGCCTGCGCGCAGCACGGCATGGCTGTCGTGGCCTATAGCCCGGTCGCCAAGGGCCGCATCAAGAACGACCGCGCGCTGTTGCGGATCGGCGATCGCTACCGCAAGACCGCGGCGCAGGTTTGCCTGCGCTGGCTGGTGCAGCAGAATGTCGTGGCGATCCCGCGAACGTCGAAACTGGAACGGCTGTCGGAGAACATCGAGATCTTCGATTTCGAACTGTTCGAGGACGACATGAAAGCGATTTCCGCCATGGGACGCGCCGACGGCCGGCTCACCAATTTCGGTTTCGCGCCGAAATGGGATTGA
- a CDS encoding FliM/FliN family flagellar motor switch protein, translating to MATLDKVSVDLMVVLGTTTMPVHQVMRLSRGAIIELDATEADEVKILANNLPVASGVVLVDRNRIAVEVKQMLPKLPGVR from the coding sequence GTGGCGACCCTCGATAAAGTCAGCGTCGATCTCATGGTGGTGCTCGGCACCACGACAATGCCCGTCCACCAGGTCATGCGGCTGTCCCGCGGCGCCATCATCGAACTGGACGCCACCGAGGCGGACGAGGTCAAGATCCTCGCCAACAACCTGCCGGTGGCTTCCGGCGTCGTGCTGGTCGATCGCAACCGTATCGCGGTCGAAGTCAAGCAAATGCTGCCGAAATTGCCGGGTGTTAGGTAG
- a CDS encoding DUF1489 family protein, producing the protein MALHILKLAVGCESVKELRGWVAERMATAKKKGLPLRHVHVTRMTPKRDEEILAGGSLYWVIKGEIAAREKIIAIEPFRDKDGIGRCRLVMQPKVIAVSPRPMRPFQGWRYLKEDAAPPDLTKSAAAGVAAMPEPMRRELRDLGLL; encoded by the coding sequence ATGGCGCTTCATATTCTCAAGCTTGCGGTCGGGTGCGAGTCGGTCAAGGAACTCCGGGGCTGGGTCGCCGAACGGATGGCGACGGCCAAGAAAAAGGGCCTGCCGCTTCGGCACGTCCACGTCACGCGGATGACGCCGAAGCGCGACGAGGAAATCCTGGCGGGCGGCTCGCTCTACTGGGTGATCAAGGGCGAAATTGCCGCGCGCGAAAAGATCATCGCAATCGAGCCTTTCCGCGACAAGGATGGCATCGGACGTTGCCGCCTGGTGATGCAGCCGAAGGTCATCGCCGTCTCGCCGCGGCCGATGCGGCCGTTCCAGGGCTGGCGCTATCTGAAAGAGGATGCCGCGCCTCCCGACCTGACCAAATCCGCCGCCGCCGGCGTCGCCGCGATGCCGGAACCGATGCGCCGGGAATTGCGTGATCTCGGACTGCTGTAG
- the panC gene encoding pantoate--beta-alanine ligase: MSRSPMVVRTVPALRRALEALRARKAAIALVPTMGALHDGHVSLVHLAKRRAQKVVVSIFVNPTQFAPTEDFGSYPRTWKADVARLAAEKVDLIWNPDVKAMYPEGFATRIVPEGPAVAGLEDRFRPHFFGGVATVVGKLFTQCRPDVAIFGEKDFQQLRVVTQMAGDLDLGVRVVGSRTVRERDGLAMSSRNVYLSPEERQTAPVLYRAMKEAAKRVKAGEACEIAMATGRELVTQAGFVLDYFEARHAETLAPIASAKDGPVRILVAARLGKTRLIDNIGI, translated from the coding sequence ATGTCGCGAAGTCCCATGGTTGTCCGCACCGTTCCCGCATTGCGCCGCGCGCTTGAAGCCTTACGCGCCAGAAAGGCCGCGATTGCGCTGGTGCCAACCATGGGAGCGCTCCATGATGGCCATGTGTCGCTGGTTCACCTCGCCAAACGTCGTGCCCAGAAAGTCGTCGTCTCGATCTTCGTGAACCCGACCCAGTTCGCGCCGACGGAGGATTTTGGTTCCTACCCGCGCACCTGGAAGGCCGACGTTGCCAGGCTCGCCGCCGAGAAGGTCGACCTGATCTGGAACCCCGACGTCAAGGCGATGTATCCGGAAGGCTTCGCGACCCGGATCGTGCCGGAGGGACCGGCCGTCGCTGGCCTCGAGGATCGCTTCCGCCCGCACTTCTTCGGCGGCGTCGCCACCGTGGTCGGCAAGCTGTTCACCCAGTGCCGGCCGGATGTTGCGATCTTCGGCGAGAAGGATTTCCAGCAGTTGCGGGTCGTGACGCAAATGGCCGGGGATCTCGACCTCGGCGTCCGGGTGGTCGGCTCACGCACCGTGCGGGAACGCGATGGGCTCGCGATGTCGTCGCGCAACGTCTACCTGTCGCCGGAGGAACGGCAGACCGCACCTGTGCTCTATCGCGCCATGAAGGAAGCCGCCAAGCGGGTGAAGGCCGGCGAGGCGTGTGAGATCGCGATGGCCACCGGCCGGGAACTGGTCACCCAGGCGGGCTTCGTGCTGGACTATTTCGAAGCCCGGCATGCCGAGACGCTGGCGCCGATCGCCTCGGCAAAAGACGGACCGGTGCGGATCCTGGTCGCGGCGAGGCTCGGCAAGACCCGGCTGATCGACAATATCGGAATCTAG
- a CDS encoding polysaccharide deacetylase family protein — MIASVGVGRRGRISAALCLGVLASIPARPALAADCPGHPDALGTSRTLVVDPREYPIIGTMQYAKTLPLRDHEVVLTFDDGPLPKNSNQILQILADQCAKATFFLVGQQARANPEGVRKVRDAGHTVATHTQSHPSNMQRMPIDRAQKEIEDGIASVTAALADGTAPAPFFRIPGLGRNDAIEAYAESKGIQVWSADFPADDWRRVSPQRVYDLAIQRLEAKGKGILLLHDIQARTVAALPKILQTLKARGYRIVHVVPATPERPATPTEPQQWQLHPTSETVAISRWPKIPNFVYAATAALPTPAWFDFDWRDAELGILTRRMRGVPLAQRTQWPRDMILAQNGAAAALPVPAASLFNIPESTGVTMLGTLRRTEQAAQAALEAEASAKLAPVQPGKFHRQARGALARQAHGGQMAVKPAAQQAPHAAQAGPKQAVQGKKKPRSVRVAGLKKR; from the coding sequence ATGATTGCGAGCGTAGGTGTGGGGCGCAGGGGCCGGATATCGGCCGCGCTGTGCCTGGGCGTGCTGGCTTCGATCCCGGCACGGCCTGCTTTGGCTGCCGATTGCCCCGGCCATCCCGATGCGCTCGGCACGTCGCGCACACTGGTGGTCGATCCGCGCGAATATCCCATCATCGGCACCATGCAATACGCCAAGACGCTGCCGCTCAGAGATCATGAGGTGGTGCTGACCTTCGACGATGGCCCGCTGCCGAAGAACAGCAACCAGATTCTGCAAATTCTCGCCGACCAATGCGCGAAGGCGACGTTCTTCCTGGTCGGACAACAGGCCAGGGCCAATCCGGAAGGCGTGCGCAAAGTCCGGGACGCCGGCCACACCGTCGCCACCCACACCCAAAGCCATCCGTCGAACATGCAGCGGATGCCGATCGACCGCGCGCAAAAGGAAATCGAGGATGGCATTGCCTCCGTAACGGCGGCACTCGCCGACGGAACCGCGCCCGCGCCGTTCTTCCGCATTCCCGGCCTCGGCCGCAATGACGCCATCGAGGCCTACGCGGAATCCAAGGGGATTCAGGTCTGGAGCGCGGATTTTCCGGCCGACGATTGGCGGCGCGTCTCCCCGCAGCGCGTCTACGATCTCGCGATCCAGCGGCTGGAGGCCAAGGGAAAAGGCATTCTGCTGCTGCACGACATCCAGGCGCGCACGGTGGCCGCCCTGCCCAAGATCCTGCAAACCCTGAAAGCGCGCGGCTATCGCATCGTTCACGTGGTGCCGGCGACGCCGGAACGGCCGGCAACCCCGACCGAGCCGCAGCAATGGCAGTTGCATCCGACCTCGGAGACGGTGGCGATTTCGCGCTGGCCGAAAATTCCGAATTTCGTTTATGCCGCCACGGCAGCGCTCCCCACCCCTGCCTGGTTCGATTTCGACTGGCGCGACGCCGAGCTCGGCATCTTGACCCGCCGTATGCGTGGCGTCCCGCTGGCGCAGAGGACGCAGTGGCCGCGGGACATGATTCTCGCACAAAATGGGGCCGCTGCGGCGTTGCCGGTTCCGGCCGCGAGCCTGTTCAATATTCCGGAATCGACTGGGGTGACGATGCTGGGAACCCTGCGCCGCACCGAACAAGCCGCGCAGGCGGCGCTTGAAGCCGAAGCCTCAGCCAAGCTGGCTCCGGTGCAGCCCGGCAAGTTCCATCGACAGGCGCGCGGCGCTCTGGCGCGGCAGGCGCATGGCGGGCAGATGGCCGTCAAGCCCGCCGCACAGCAGGCCCCACACGCCGCACAGGCCGGCCCCAAGCAGGCGGTGCAAGGCAAAAAGAAGCCACGCTCGGTCAGGGTTGCCGGCCTGAAGAAGCGCTAG